In one window of Anaerolineales bacterium DNA:
- a CDS encoding DUF503 domain-containing protein, with amino-acid sequence MAIGILTLQLQLPGCKSLKEKRSRLKPLITRLHREYNLSVAEIDQQDRWDEATIGCAMISNEHKFLESSLQTVIHWLDKNWPDVTLVDDQIEIIN; translated from the coding sequence ATGGCAATTGGAATCCTCACCCTTCAATTACAGCTGCCTGGATGCAAGTCTCTCAAGGAAAAGCGGTCGCGATTAAAACCGCTTATTACCCGCTTGCATCGCGAATATAACCTTTCAGTGGCAGAGATTGATCAGCAAGACCGGTGGGATGAAGCAACCATTGGATGTGCGATGATCAGCAACGAACATAAGTTTCTTGAAAGCTCTTTACAGACCGTGATCCACTGGTTAGATAAGAACTGGCCGGATGTGACGCTGGTGGATGATCAAATCGAAATCATTAACTAG